ATCCCGAATCTCACTTTGTCACTAATGTTCTAAATGGCTTGTGTAAGTGTCCTACTTTGTTATTCTGTATTTTGGCAATTTCATGACTCATCTGTTAGTTTCTCTGTTCCATCTGTTTTGTGTATCTTGACAGTATTTTGGTTCATCTTCTGTTTTGCCAGTTGCATCTGGCTGTTGGACATTGTTTTAAATTGACTGTTTGCTTACGTGGCTTTGTTTGAGTATGACTGTATCATTAGGTTTCGAGTGTTTCAGTGGTAGCGGAGTTAATTAGTTTCTCTAACGATTTTTTGTTTTGAGCATGGCTGGGTTTTTGAGTTAGTTAGATCTtagttctatatatatatatgggttaatTGTTTTTCTCAGTCGTGGATTATGTGGTATATGTTTTTCGTATAGTTTGTTTTTTGGTTATCTTTCTTTTACAGGTTGAAGAACTGAATCTTGAGAGGTTGTTCATCCATGGCTAGCTGTGATTGTTCATCAAGCTGAGTATTGGAAGAAAGCTGGATCTGCAAGAGTTCAAGTGTGAAGATTCAACTAGTTCAAGCTAAGGATTGTTGCAAGAGAGACAAGTATAGATGATTTACTGTGTTGATTGTAAATTGAGAGATACTGTGTAAAACTTGCAATTCATATCTTAGTGGATTTCTTTCTGGACTAGGTCCCAAGGATTAGCCATTACTTTGTGTAgtggtgaaccttgtaaaaatttcttGGTGTGAACTTTTACTTGTTCTTGGTTATTTCTTTAAATCTTGTTTTTAATTCGTCAAGATTGTAGATTCTTAGGTAGTATATCACCttcaatttggtatcagagctttcGTAATTCTTGATTACTGTTTCCTGGGTGTTTTAGGTTGGGTGATTTGTTTGCCTTTGATTCTTTGTGTTCTGCTGATCCTCTTACCCTCTCTTAGTGTCTTCTTCGAGAGTTTCTGTTTCTTTTTCTTGTTGTGTTCACAGTCATGGATATGTTTAGAGAAGGCGGATCTACCACCAGACCTCCCATGCTTGAAGGGGctaactatccttattggaaaaCAAAGATGAGAGCTTATCTTAAGTCTGTTGACGAACGAGTTTGGATGACTGTTTCTGAGGGATGGACTCCCCCAACTGAGAAAGTGGGAGATGTTGACATAGCTAAGGCTGCCAGCAAGTGGACGACTGAAGAAATTGAGAAGGCCAATTTTAACTCTAAAGCTCTCAATGCTATTTTCAATGTTGTTTCCACTAATCAGATGAAAGTGGTTGCCAATTGTGAGATTGCTAAGGAAGCATGGGATAAGTTGAAGATCAAGAATGAGGGTACTTCAGCTGTCAAGAAGTCGAGACTGAGATCTTTAGCCAGAGAATTCGAAAATCTTACCATGGATGAAGAAGATTCGATTGCTGATTTTCATGCTAAGTTGTGTGATATTTCGAATGAGTCCTATGCTCTGGGAGAGACCTACTCAAACGATAAGCTTGTAAGGAAGGTTCTTGGGTCTCTTCCAAGAAGATTCAAAGCCAAACTCACATCTATTGAGGAAGTGCATGATGTTGAAGATATGGACCTGGATGAACTGATTGGTTCCCTACAGAATTATGAATTAACCCTAAAAAGATGGAGTAAAGGTAAGAAAGGGAAAGACAAGGAGACTGAGAAGACTGGAGGTAGCCTGGCCTTTGTGTTAAAGGAAACTTGTGACCAAGAAGGAGAAACGTTTGATACTTTAACAGAAGAGAAAGTTGCTCTCCTTACTAGGAATTATGCAAAGTTTTTAAAAAAGAATATGAGGAAGAATTATTTTAACAACAAAGAGAATATCTTCAAGAAGAATTTTTCTACGAATCAGAAGACTAGTCAGACTCAAGACAACAAGAATAGAGGGATTCAGTGTAGAGAATGTGATGGGTTTGGACACATACAGGCTGAATGTGCTAACACtcagaaaaggaagaagaaggcccTTGTTACTACGTGGAGTGACAGTGAAGAAGAGAAAGATGGGAGTTGCAGTGAGTTTTCAGatcatgagaaaaatgtcatTGCTTTTCTGGCTAAAGAAGAGGAAGTTGAAAATGAAGCTGGGGATAATGAGAGCAGCTGCTTTGAAGCTGATAGTCTTGATCAGCAAACTGCTTATGAGCAAATGTATCAACAGTGGTTGACTATGGTTCAAAAAGTTAAACTCCTTGAAGAAAGAAATTCCTCTCTTAATATGACCAACTCCAAGCTTGAAGCTGAGATAAAACACTTGACCGAAGAactagaaaagaaggaagagaagttGTATGCTGTTCAAGCTGATCTCGTTCGAGCCAAAAAAACATTGGAATCAATTCCTCCAGGAACAGCAGCCTTAAATCATCAGCTTCATCTACAGAAACCCTATGGAGACAGGACATCTATTGGTTATAAGCTGTTATACAAAAAGGGAGACAACCTTACCATTGGTGATTCTCTTGGTTCAACTGCTGCAGACAAAACTCACACTGTTATTGATGATTCTGGCAGTCAGAGGAATAGATCTAACATCACAAAATCTCCTAATGAACAGAAGCAGAAGTTCATTCCTATTTGTCATTTCTGTAATCGTCGAGGACATATTAGGCCAAGATGTTATCTGCTTCAATCTTACCTTAGGAACTTGGTTGGGAGTCAAGTTAGTTCATCTAGATCATCTCTTGCTGAAAGAAAAGAGTATAAGGAGGTTTGGAGACCAAAGCTAACGGGAAGCTCTCAGGAAGATAAAGGTATTTCTGTTCTTGTAGCTCATACATCTCTTTCTGCTTTTAAGGATGATCAGTGGTACTTTGATAGCGGGTGTTCCAAGCACATGACTGGTAACAAACTGCTGCTGAATAACTACAAAGAAGGTACGGAAGGTCTGGTCACGTTTGGAGATGGTAACAAGGGAGCAATTCTTGGGAGAGGAGATCTTATGCTTAAAAATCTTCCTGTGGTCAAAGATGTGCTTTATGTTAAGGGACTGAAAGGAAATCTCTTAAGCATAAGTCAGCTGTGTGATGATCACTATATAGTGAATTTTTCCAAGTCCACTTGTCTTGTAAAGTCTACTGATGGGTGTTCTATCTTGTCTGGAACAAGGTCTAATGATAACTGCTACATGCTGGACAATACTGAAGTGTGCTCTAGAGTTACATTAGATAAGTATGACTTATGGCATTATAGACTTGGTCATCTGAACTACAGAGATTTAAGGAAGTTGGTCAAACTTAAAGCGGTGAGAGTGGTTCCTGATTTCAAAGTTAGCAGAGAACGTGTGTGTGGTCCTTGCCAACAAGGCAAACAAGTGAGATCTTCTCATCCCCCTATTAAGATGCTTCTCACAAATAGAGCTCTTGAGTTGTTACACATTGATTTGATGGGTCCTATGCAGACAGCGAGTCTCAATGGAAAAAGGTATGTGATGGTGTGTGTTGATGACTTCACTAGATATACCTGGGTTCAGTTTATTCGAGAGAAGTCAGATACCTTCGGAGTGTTTTCTGCCTTGTGCTTAAGAATTTGAAAATGCTTTATTCGCTGAATTTTGTGATCACATGGGCATTGCTCATGAATACTCTGCTCCAAAAAATCCACAGCAAAATGGCGTTGTAGAACGCAAGAACAgaactcttcaagaaatggcaaGAGTTATGCTGAATGCCAAAGGGATTTCTCAAAGATTTTGGGCAGAAGCTGTTAACACTGCATGCTACATAAGTAATCGTGTGCATCTCAGAACTGGAACTACTCAAACAGCTTATGAATTGTGGAAAGGTAAAACTCCCAATCTGAATTACTTGAAGATTTTTGGCTGTACCTGCTATATTTTGAATGATAGAGACTATCTTGGAAAATTTGACTCCAAGAGTGACAAAGGTATGTTTCTCGGATATTCTCCTAATAGTCGTGCTTATCGTGTGTTTAATAAACGAACTAACACTGTCATGGAGTCTGTCAATGTTCGTTTTGATGACACAGAGGATTTGTCTGATGATCTTGACAATGATGAGGATGGTTCAATATCTGCTTTAGTTCCTCATTCACAACTTCCCATGCCTAACATTTCCAGTTCACCCTCATCGCCTTCCTCTACTGATCATACTGAGCCATCTGGAGAATCTGAAGATGTGGTTGTTGATAGTCTAGCGTCTGAACAGTCAGTTGAATCTTCTCATCAACTTTCACCAGCCAGGTTGTACAAAAAGGGGCCTCCATCCTGGATTCAAAAAGCACACCCTCCTACTGTTGTCATTGGTGATCCTTCAGCTTCTATGGTTACCAGAAGAAAGGTTGCGAATGAAATCTCTCATATGTGTTATCTGTCTAACATTGAGCCAAAGAATGTCAAACAAGCTCTTTCTGATGAGCATTGGGTTGCAGCAATGCAAGAAGAACTTTTACAGTTTAAGAGAAATGAGGTATGGGATTTGGTGGACAGACCAGAAGGGAAGAATATTGTAGGGaccaaatggattttcaagaacaAATTGGATGAGTTTGGAACTGTTACAAGAAACAAGGCTCGTCTTGTGGCTCAAGGATACAAACaggttgaaggaattgattttgaagaaaattttgCTCATGTTGCTCGCCTAGAATCAATTCGGTTACTTCTTGCTATAGCCTATCAGTTACAGATCAAACTTCATCAAATGGACGTGAAGAGTGCCTTTCTGAATGGATTACTTCAAGAGGAAGTCTATGTTGAGCAACCTCAGGGATTCATTGATCCTCATTTTCCACAACATGTTTACAAACTTAAGAAGGCCTTGTATGGTCTTAAACAAGCTCCAAGTGCCTGGTATGAAAAACTTACCTCTTATCTTCTCACACATGGTTTTATCAGGGGCAATGCTGATCAAACTCTTTTTATCAAACATCTTTCCAAAGGTATATTCATTGCTCAGATTTACGTGGATGATATCATTTTTGGTTCTACCTGTCCTACTGAAATCCCTAAATTTGTTGACATCATGAAAAATGAGTTTGAAATGAGTATGATTGGAGATTTAAGTTTCTTTCTAGGATTACAGATTCGTAAGTTAGATAATGGCATTTTTCTTTCCCAGAGCAAGTATGCTCTAAACATGTTGAAAAAATTTGGGCTGGACAATTCTAAACATGCTAAGACACCCATAGGTACCTCAACAAAGCTCTCCCGTGATGAATCTGGGAAACCTGTTGATCCAACTCTGTTCCGTAGTATGATAGGTAGCCTTCTCTATCTTACTGCTAGTCGCCCAGATCTTTGTTTCAGTGTTGGTCTGTGTGCTAGATATCAGTCTAATCCCACTGAGTCTCATTTTACTGCTGTTAAACGAATCATGAAATATGTTGCTGGTACCTTAGAGTTTGGCCTTTGGTATACGTGTGACACTAATATGTCTCTAGTTGGTTATAGTGATTCTGATTGGGCAGGGAGTCTAGATGATAGAAAGAGCACATCTGGTGGGTGTTTTTATCTTGGGAACAATCTTGTGTCTTGGTtgagtaaaaaacaaaactccatttCATTATCTACTGCTGAAGCAGAATATATAGCTGCTGGTAGTTGTTGTACTCAACTAATTTGGATGAACAAAATGCTTAGTGACTATGGCTTTCCCCAAGAAACTTTGACTATCTATTGTGATAGCACAAGTGCAATCAATATTTCTAAGAATCCTGTGCAACATTCCAGAAcaaaacatattgatattcgttATCATTTTATTCGAGACTTGGTTGAATCCAAAATTCTTATTTTCTCCCATGTTTCCATAGAGGCCCAATTAGTTGATTTATTTACTAAGCCACTGAGTTCACAGACTTTTGCTCATCTTAGAAAATGCATTGGAGTTTGTATGATTTGAGATAGTTTTGTCCAGAGTAGTTTTTTTTTCTCTAGTGGTTACATTGTCTTCTGAAGCAAGGTTGTTTTCTCTTGTTTGATTTCCAGTTTGTTTAGTTGAGCTCTTCATTCTTCTCAGCAGAAAAGGCTACCTTTGTTGGATGCAATGGGAAGAGCTATCTTGTGGTCCATTAGTCATTTAGTAGTTTGCTCCTTCTCATTTGGCTTTTCTGACTTAAGATGACGGCTACATCTCTGACAAAGAGTGAAAGCCTCTGCTGGTTCTCTTCAGAAAAACCCAGAGTGTTTTAAAAAAAAGGGGtctttctttcaaaaaaaaattgtaaaaaaaaaataaaaaaatgattcaAATTCTTTTGAGGGAGTGAGCTTTTTAGCTCACATGAgaacacttgcacacactaaggAAGAATTCTAGCTCAACATTCTGTTGAAATCTCTTTTTCAAAATCATCTTGCTTCGTTTGAAGATTTGTCTTTGCCactcattttttttctctctggtctttactattttttttctttcttctcctgctttttctattttttttttgtgtgtggcTTTATCATTTTTGGCTCTGtggaatcttttttttttttttttcttttggattttttgtctttttttttacgTGTTCAATATTGGTTTTGTGATATATTGTTGTACAAGCTTCCTTTTTGTTTGTTGCCAAACATGGTCTTGGGGATTTTCCTTTATATACATAATGTTCATCCGTTTTGTTCCCTATTCTGCCCTATTTTGTTTCTCACATTGTGTCTAATCTCTTTTTCGTGTGTCTCAGCTCAGTCTCAAGTTTCTTCAAGTATAATGGCCGAGGCTCTTCCCGTCTCTTCGTCTGGTCCTCCAGCTCAGTCGTCTGTGTCTCAGCCTCCGTTCGCCTCTTCCTCGCCAGGTATTCCCTCTTCACCTTCCATTGTTCCATCTAGTTTGTTCCGTGGGACTCGGGTCAAGTCTGTTGCCCACAAGAAAAAATCCTCTCGTCTGTCCGCTCAGGCTTCTAGACGAGTTACTCGCGCCTCCATTAATCTTGGGTCTTCCTCTTCACCACCTCAGCCCACGTCTGACCCTGTACCTTCTCCTCCTCCTCGTAATAAGTCTAAGGTGTCTAGTGGTCCTCCTTCAGGACCTCCGCATTCCAAATCATCCTCGGCTGGTGGTGAGTCTGATCCTAACTCTGCCTATTTTTTTGTCAGTCGTTTTGCTGAAAAGAGGTTTAAAGATTTTGTGTCATTTCGTCGTTTGCATGTTGAAACTTCTGTTGTGTTAGAAGATTTCCCTAGGCTTCTTGCTCTTCTCGAGTCTCGTCATTGGGTTAACACTGTCTCTGGTCTTGTCATGCCTTCCCAGAATCTGGTCCGGGAATTTTATTCTAATATTGAAAAATCTTTGCTTGATGCTCAGCATCCAAATCGGTTTACTATATTTTGTAGGGGTAAGCGTGTTTCTTTTGCTCCATCCACTATTAGGGCTTTACTGAATATACCTTTGGTTACTGATGCTATCTATAATGCTGAGTATGCTCCTGATTTAAACCAAGTGGGTCGTGAGTTGACAGGTCAATCAGATTTTTGCTGGAATGAGGTTTCTAATGATTTTCCTACTCCATCTTTAACTAGCTTCTATCGTGTGTTGCTTAAGGTTGCTCTAACAAATTGGATTCCCAATTCTCATACTTCTACAGTCACTGCTGATATTGGGCGTTTTCTTTATGCTGTGGGCACTGGTGTTACCATAGATTTGTCTGTGCTAATCTTTGACAGGGTGTATCAAGCTTTTCTGACCAAGAGTCGTCGGTTGTTTCTTCCTTTTCCCTGCTTGGTTCACAAGGTTACATTGGCTGCTCATCCTAAGTTTACCTCACAAGATGTGTTCTTACCTCTTCCGGTTCTTGACAAGTCGTTTCAGCCTCTGTCCTCAAAGCCTGTTCCTCCTCCACAGCCTCTGAAATATCCTCTTTTGAAGGGTTTACCTCCTGCCTCTTGGAAATACAAGTTGTTTGAACTGCTTTACTCTCAGCAATCACAGTTAGACAGTCTTCAGAGTTCTTTGCTGCAATCTCAACAGCGTTCCAAGGCTTTTGAACGACGGGTTTTGGCTCAATTGGCTGGTCTTCGTCAGGTTGTTCAGACTTTTTCTCCTTCTGTTGTTCAGGGGGCTGGTTCAGTGCCTCAGTCTGCTCATTCTCCGGCTAATTCCCAGGGGGAGTTGTCTCCTACTGCATCTGATAAGGCTCCGGGTCCTGTCTAGGGGGAGTCTGCTCCTGCTTCTGCTGGTCCATCTGTCTCTGTTCCTACTCAATCCTCGTCTCCTCCGCGAAAGCTTATGCGTGGCAGACTTCGTCGGTCGGCTCGTTTATGATCATTGAGGGGGAGATTTGGGTGGTTTTTAAGTGTTTTGTTGTTTCGTTTATTTTGATGTTTTTATTTTCACCTTCAGCTTGGATTCAGATTACCTCTCGATCTTGGTTCAAATCGAGGCTCGGCCGTCTATCAAGTAGAAAGAACTTCAAGATGTGCTCCTACACTATGACAGCCGTCTTGAACGACTTTAAGCCTTACCCACTCCCAAGCTTCTCAGCTCCATCATTGCCAATAATGCCACCAAAGGTTACTCGTCTTTTCCTCCGAAGCGCCCTCTCCTGGCTCTTTTCCCTTTCAGGGTTGATTTTCTTCTCCTAGATGTGATCGTCGTCTCAGTCAACGCTCTCGAGGATGGGGTGGTAGAGGTCATGGCTCTAGACCCATTTGTCAAGTATGTGGGAAGTTGGGTCATACTTCTGTCGTTTGCTACAATCGCTTCAATGAGGCTTTTATGGGTTCAGATCCAAATCATACTTAGTCTCAACCACCTTCTCCTCACATGGCTTTTGTTGCATCTCCTGAGGTCATTGACAATGTTGATTGGTAAGCAGATAGTGTTGGGAAAAACTTATAttggatcttgtttattttcatataaatcatatattaaacaaattaatatatgaCAACCTAGAAGATGTTTCTATAACTGAATttaaacagaaataatgataagaacacttgcATTATATGCAACGGAATGTATTAgtctttcttttagtttctctaacccttgaatcctttctttCGCAGAGTATCGCAAAGAtactgaaccaatcttcaaatttcttcacagtcttccaaagtatccttagaatcacctagactagagtgggaaattctcaacacatgagatagatacaaagagaagacgaacagaagagaatattgaggcttagaaaatgacttatgcggtagagagaatctaaaatctaaagcatcaagaatagatcttatGATCTTCTCAGATTCGCCACTTAGATCATCTTTTCATCTCTCAAAACGTCTTATTTCAACTATCACTTAGAattcattttataggctcaattagatcatttatttaattaaaaaatcaataaaataatagataatatcagtcaTTAGGTGTTCTGTTGAACCAAATATTGGAATTGATTCTGCATCATCTGCATGTAAGGGTCAAAAGTACAAGCTGCAGGTTGAACAAGCGGTTGTACAACCGATACTTCTTGCGCATGCTCCTCCGGAATCGTACCCTCCATATCCGCCTCATTATCCTCTTCGTCAACTTCATCTAATCGGGGTCTTTTATCAACAGCACGCTGCCAAGGTGGTGGTGCTTCTAAGGAAGGTAGTTCATAACCCATCACCCTATTCTTAGAAATTGCCGACATGGGTTTCCGAACGACATCACTTCCAAACATAACCACTCCATATGTTCGGCATAAATCTGTGATTAAGGAGCCATGACCTAATCCTCCCGTAGTGGTCAACATACTGATATCCTTCATACTTTTCCTAACAACTCGGCCTACATCAATTGTCATGCCAGTCAT
The Humulus lupulus chromosome 6, drHumLupu1.1, whole genome shotgun sequence DNA segment above includes these coding regions:
- the LOC133784954 gene encoding uncharacterized protein LOC133784954 yields the protein MDMFREGGSTTRPPMLEGANYPYWKTKMRAYLKSVDERVWMTVSEGWTPPTEKVGDVDIAKAASKWTTEEIEKANFNSKALNAIFNVVSTNQMKVVANCEIAKEAWDKLKIKNEGTSAVKKSRLRSLAREFENLTMDEEDSIADFHAKLCDISNESYALGETYSNDKLVRKVLGSLPRRFKAKLTSIEEVHDVEDMDLDELIGSLQNYELTLKRWSKGKKGKDKETEKTGGSLAFVLKETCDQEGETFDTLTEEKVALLTRNYAKFLKKNMRKNYFNNKENIFKKNFSTNQKTSQTQDNKNRGIQCRECDGFGHIQAECANTQKRKKKALVTTWSDSEEEKDGSCSEFSDHEKNVIAFLAKEEEVENEAGDNESSCFEADSLDQQTAYEQMYQQWLTMVQKVKLLEERNSSLNMTNSKLEAEIKHLTEELEKKEEKLYAVQADLVRAKKTLESIPPGTAALNHQLHLQKPYGDRTSIGYKLLYKKGDNLTIGDSLGSTAADKTHTVIDDSGSQRNRSNITKSPNEQKQKFIPICHFCNRRGHIRPRCYLLQSYLRNLVGSQVSSSRSSLAERKEYKEVWRPKLTGSSQEDKGISVLVAHTSLSAFKDDQWYFDSGCSKHMTGNKLLLNNYKEGTEGLVTFGDGNKGAILGRGDLMLKNLPVVKDVLYVKGLKGNLLSISQLCDDHYIVNFSKSTCLVKSTDGCSILSGTRSNDNCYMLDNTEVCSRVTLDKYDLWHYRLGHLNYRDLRKLVKLKAVRVVPDFKVSRERVCGPCQQGKQVRSSHPPIKMLLTNRALELLHIDLMGPMQTASLNGKRYVMVCVDDFTRYTWVQFIREKSDTFGVFSALCLRI
- the LOC133784955 gene encoding uncharacterized protein LOC133784955, which translates into the protein MAEALPVSSSGPPAQSSVSQPPFASSSPGIPSSPSIVPSSLFRGTRVKSVAHKKKSSRLSAQASRRVTRASINLGSSSSPPQPTSDPVPSPPPRNKSKVSSGPPSGPPHSKSSSAGGESDPNSAYFFVSRFAEKRFKDFVSFRRLHVETSVVLEDFPRLLALLESRHWVNTVSGLVMPSQNLVREFYSNIEKSLLDAQHPNRFTIFCRGKRVSFAPSTIRALLNIPLVTDAIYNAEYAPDLNQVGRELTGQSDFCWNEVSNDFPTPSLTSFYRVLLKVALTNWIPNSHTSTVTADIGRFLYAVGTGVTIDLSVLIFDRVYQAFLTKSRRLFLPFPCLVHKVTLAAHPKFTSQDVFLPLPVLDKSFQPLSSKPVPPPQPLKYPLLKGLPPASWKYKLFELLYSQQSQLDSLQSSLLQSQQRSKAFERRVLAQLAGLRQVVQTFSPSVVQGAGSVPQSAHSPANSQGELSPTASDKAPGPV